The following proteins are co-located in the Heliorestis convoluta genome:
- a CDS encoding M14 family metallopeptidase → MKVLVRRGDSLWYYSQLFALPLRLIIDSNRAIVDPNRLTLGQEVKIPGYRALPYTIAAGDTFWHISQRIGIPLDALYLLNLPVRPEALQIGQIIYLPQRVTAPVVEGQRNYDYRAMMEDLQRLVEIYPFMMYETVGRSVMGKAIPEIRVGAGDKRVHFNGSFHAQEWITTPILMQTLNEYVLALTNGRPIRGLVMAPYYEDVLLSMVPMVNPDGVDLVIRGAPAEEPYRTFVLALNEGRTDFSNWRANIRGVDLNNQFPALWQREAVRKPPLPAPSDYPGEAPLTEPEAIAMADLTERSDFDRVLAYHTQGKVIFWGFQGLEPPASEAIVNEFARVSGYVPIRYVDSYAGYKDWFIQQWRRPGFTVELGRGVNPLPIAQFDEIYEESLGIFLASLYM, encoded by the coding sequence GTGAAAGTTTTGGTCCGTCGAGGCGACAGTCTATGGTACTACAGTCAACTTTTTGCCCTTCCTTTGCGTCTCATCATTGATTCCAATCGAGCTATTGTTGATCCAAATCGTTTAACCTTAGGGCAAGAAGTGAAGATCCCTGGCTACAGAGCCCTTCCCTATACCATTGCTGCGGGCGATACCTTTTGGCATATTTCACAGAGAATAGGGATTCCTTTAGATGCTCTTTATTTACTGAACCTTCCTGTTCGTCCTGAAGCGTTGCAAATCGGACAAATTATCTATTTACCACAGCGCGTTACGGCCCCTGTCGTTGAAGGGCAAAGAAATTATGACTACAGAGCCATGATGGAGGATTTGCAGAGACTGGTCGAAATATATCCTTTTATGATGTATGAAACAGTCGGAAGGTCTGTTATGGGTAAGGCCATTCCAGAAATCCGCGTTGGTGCCGGAGATAAGCGCGTTCATTTTAATGGCTCTTTTCATGCCCAGGAGTGGATTACAACGCCTATCTTGATGCAGACGCTCAATGAATACGTACTTGCTTTAACGAATGGACGACCAATTCGAGGCCTTGTCATGGCGCCCTATTATGAAGATGTTTTGCTTTCTATGGTTCCAATGGTCAATCCCGATGGCGTTGACCTTGTCATTCGTGGTGCACCAGCGGAAGAGCCTTACCGCACCTTTGTATTGGCATTAAATGAAGGGCGGACTGATTTTTCGAACTGGCGTGCTAACATTCGCGGTGTCGATCTGAACAACCAATTTCCGGCTTTATGGCAAAGGGAAGCGGTACGAAAGCCACCGTTACCGGCGCCTAGTGACTATCCCGGTGAAGCGCCTTTGACAGAACCAGAAGCAATTGCCATGGCTGATTTAACAGAGAGAAGTGATTTTGACCGTGTCCTTGCTTACCATACCCAAGGAAAAGTAATATTCTGGGGTTTTCAAGGCCTAGAGCCGCCTGCGTCAGAAGCAATCGTCAATGAGTTTGCACGAGTTAGTGGTTATGTGCCAATTCGCTATGTCGATAGTTATGCAGGCTATAAAGATTGGTTTATACAACAATGGCGTCGCCCTGGCTTTACTGTCGAATTGGGACGAGGTGTTAATCCTTTGCCTATTGCACAGTTTGATGAGATCTATGAAGAGAGCTTGGGCATTTTTTTGGCCAGTCTGTATATGTAG
- a CDS encoding DUF92 domain-containing protein, which produces MSYHDLIGLFASYAYVFGLLILATLVQKWRNYPAEFTRKIVHIGAGMWIVGAVLYFESYWIGLIPIASFIVLNYISYRYRLVKAMDLSGDSPGTVYFALSITLLLLFFWPQDQAYIAVAAVMAMTWGDAFAAILGRAYGKRPYLIRGHRRTFEGSLVMFGLSFIVIALTLFLMGNPAESLYLNSTIGSVESVAGSALSSAAEASLEVPMAFVLSTVLGFSLIAALVATFLEAISLKGLDNVAVPVGTAFTLWGLIHLPFPLPWAMLFLGLILSAIIAFIAYRRRSLSASGVFGALLVGTLIFGFGGLLWGLTLVAFFVYGSALSTYREDQKAKVAADKFDKGSRRDFGQALANGGFGAVLALLYYFQPLELWLFAAFIGTMATVNADTWATEIGVLSKKPPRLITTGKVVAPGTSGGITMLGTAAVVLGGFVIGLTVWIFTALPYLFGALFGLGSESGTSLLVHVWSHLAGHLWIILAGIVGGLGGSMADSYLGATVQAMYIDAETGQETEKKTTRSGKPNRFHRGWPFMTNDMVNFVSSIVGAALAAAVVFPFL; this is translated from the coding sequence ATGAGCTATCACGATTTGATCGGTCTTTTTGCTTCCTATGCGTATGTCTTCGGCTTGCTAATACTGGCTACGCTTGTTCAGAAATGGCGCAACTATCCTGCTGAGTTTACTCGTAAAATCGTACATATTGGTGCTGGCATGTGGATTGTTGGCGCTGTTCTTTATTTCGAGTCCTATTGGATTGGCCTGATTCCCATTGCTTCTTTTATTGTTTTGAACTATATAAGCTATCGCTACCGCCTTGTAAAAGCAATGGATCTTTCGGGCGATAGTCCAGGCACTGTTTACTTTGCTCTTTCTATTACTTTGCTGTTGCTGTTCTTTTGGCCACAAGATCAAGCTTACATTGCTGTAGCAGCTGTAATGGCTATGACTTGGGGCGATGCTTTTGCCGCCATTTTGGGACGGGCTTATGGCAAAAGGCCTTACTTGATTCGAGGCCATCGTCGTACCTTCGAAGGCTCTCTCGTTATGTTTGGCCTTAGTTTTATAGTCATTGCCTTGACACTTTTTTTGATGGGAAATCCTGCGGAAAGTTTGTACCTTAATTCTACAATAGGTTCTGTCGAAAGCGTTGCAGGCTCTGCTCTAAGCAGCGCTGCTGAAGCTTCGCTAGAGGTTCCAATGGCCTTTGTTCTTAGCACTGTACTGGGCTTTTCTCTGATTGCAGCGCTTGTGGCTACATTTTTAGAAGCCATCTCCTTAAAAGGGCTTGATAATGTGGCCGTTCCTGTAGGAACCGCTTTTACGCTATGGGGTTTGATTCACTTGCCCTTTCCTCTGCCTTGGGCGATGCTTTTTCTGGGTCTTATCTTGAGCGCAATCATTGCTTTTATTGCCTATAGACGTCGTTCTCTTTCTGCAAGTGGTGTCTTTGGCGCTCTTTTGGTAGGGACTTTGATTTTTGGCTTTGGCGGCCTCCTCTGGGGTCTCACCTTGGTTGCTTTTTTTGTCTATGGCTCTGCTCTTTCTACGTATCGAGAAGACCAGAAAGCCAAAGTAGCCGCCGATAAGTTCGACAAAGGCAGTCGCCGTGATTTTGGACAAGCGCTGGCCAATGGTGGCTTTGGGGCAGTGCTTGCTCTTCTTTACTATTTTCAGCCTTTAGAACTTTGGCTTTTTGCTGCCTTTATTGGCACCATGGCAACAGTGAATGCTGATACTTGGGCTACAGAGATAGGTGTTTTAAGCAAAAAACCACCTCGTTTGATTACGACAGGCAAAGTGGTTGCGCCTGGCACAAGCGGTGGCATCACCATGCTAGGGACAGCAGCCGTTGTACTCGGTGGCTTTGTGATTGGATTGACGGTTTGGATTTTTACAGCTCTGCCTTATCTCTTTGGAGCGCTTTTTGGACTGGGCAGCGAATCTGGAACTTCTCTGCTTGTTCATGTATGGAGCCACCTTGCCGGTCACCTTTGGATTATTTTGGCCGGCATCGTCGGCGGTCTTGGTGGTTCTATGGCTGATAGTTATCTGGGTGCAACGGTGCAGGCCATGTACATAGATGCGGAAACAGGTCAAGAAACGGAAAAAAAGACCACCCGCAGTGGAAAGCCCAATCGCTTCCACCGGGGATGGCCTTTTATGACCAATGACATGGTGAATTTTGTTAGCTCTATTGTTGGCGCAGCCCTGGCTGCAGCTGTCGTCTTTCCTTTTTTATAA
- a CDS encoding nitroreductase family protein, which translates to MAILPAIMKRESKRSYLNKEVPQAIVEELLEALRWAPSCRNYQPWRVTVVQSEEGRTKLASALAPGNEWAAKAPLAVIVSSNPKDDMNLGGREYYLFDCGLAVQNLLLQATEAGLMSHPTAGWKEKSIQEAFQISAEERVLCVIFIGYPGSIDDLDEETKAKDQAPRIRKPLEEWARFF; encoded by the coding sequence ATGGCTATACTCCCTGCAATTATGAAACGCGAGAGCAAACGATCGTATCTTAACAAAGAAGTACCCCAAGCTATTGTAGAAGAACTACTAGAAGCATTGCGTTGGGCACCATCTTGTCGTAATTACCAACCTTGGCGTGTTACCGTTGTGCAAAGCGAAGAAGGTAGAACGAAGTTAGCTTCCGCTTTAGCCCCTGGAAATGAGTGGGCTGCAAAAGCACCTCTTGCCGTCATCGTATCATCCAATCCCAAAGACGATATGAATCTAGGTGGTAGAGAATATTACCTTTTTGACTGCGGCCTTGCGGTGCAAAACCTTCTACTTCAAGCCACAGAAGCTGGATTGATGAGTCATCCGACAGCGGGTTGGAAAGAAAAATCAATTCAAGAAGCTTTTCAGATTTCTGCAGAAGAACGTGTTCTTTGTGTAATATTTATAGGCTATCCTGGCTCGATAGATGACTTGGATGAAGAAACGAAGGCAAAAGACCAAGCACCGAGAATTCGGAAGCCCCTGGAAGAATGGGCACGCTTTTTCTAA
- a CDS encoding ABC transporter ATP-binding protein → MLEARQITQIYGKQERIVLDHLDLRIGSGEFVAITGPSGCGKTTLLCILGSLLRPTSGEVWIDGQCLTEISAQELAYLRAEKIGFVFQFPAFLPTLNIMENLLLPTALALKKAHQSRNNEEKSLEQQRLDQEEVHYRALVLLEQVGLAGREKDLPSTLSGGEQRRVAVARALINRPRLLLADEPTGALDQETGEHLIDLLAQWNEKEGLTLVMATHDHSVARRARRQICL, encoded by the coding sequence ATGCTTGAGGCTCGGCAAATTACTCAAATCTATGGGAAACAAGAACGTATCGTGCTCGATCATCTTGACCTACGAATTGGTTCCGGGGAGTTCGTAGCAATCACCGGTCCTTCTGGTTGTGGCAAGACTACACTGCTTTGTATACTTGGCTCGCTCTTACGACCGACTTCTGGTGAAGTCTGGATTGATGGTCAATGTCTCACAGAAATATCGGCCCAGGAACTGGCCTATCTGCGAGCAGAAAAAATCGGTTTTGTTTTTCAGTTTCCGGCATTTTTGCCAACGCTAAATATTATGGAAAACCTATTATTGCCCACTGCCTTGGCTTTGAAAAAAGCGCACCAAAGCCGCAATAACGAAGAAAAAAGTCTAGAGCAGCAGCGTCTAGACCAGGAAGAAGTACACTATCGAGCACTTGTGCTTTTAGAGCAAGTGGGACTGGCAGGAAGAGAGAAGGACCTCCCTTCCACGCTTTCTGGTGGAGAACAACGGCGGGTTGCTGTGGCGCGAGCTTTAATCAACCGACCTCGTTTGTTGTTAGCCGATGAACCAACAGGAGCCCTTGATCAGGAAACAGGAGAGCACCTGATAGATCTATTGGCTCAATGGAATGAAAAAGAAGGACTTACTCTGGTTATGGCAACGCACGATCATTCCGTTGCACGGCGAGCTCGGCGTCAGATTTGTTTATAA
- a CDS encoding iron-containing alcohol dehydrogenase: MSEVRAFFMPTVNLMGKGSAQVAGERIKTLGCNKALIVTDKDLVKLGVADQMKALIEKSGIGCSIFDGAEPNPTDLNVEAGLAALHEANADVIVSLGGGSPHDCAKAIALVATNGGSIRDYEGLDKSTKAILPLIAINTTSGTASEMTRFCIITDTSRKVKMAIVDWRVTPTVSIDDPDMMVGMPPGLTAATGMDALTHAVEAYVSTIATPITDACAIKAIELIATNLRTAVANGTNYPAREAMTYAEFLAGMAFNNASLGYVHAMAHQLGGFYNLPHGVCNAILLPHVESFNLIACPERFRDIAIAMGENVEGLSTRDAADKAIEAIRKLSADVGIPAGLTDLGVKEEDLQIMAENAMKDACSFTNPRLARLSDIIQIFRNAL; encoded by the coding sequence ATGTCTGAAGTCCGCGCATTTTTTATGCCAACTGTAAATCTTATGGGGAAAGGTTCTGCACAAGTAGCTGGTGAGCGTATCAAGACGTTAGGTTGCAACAAAGCTCTTATCGTGACGGACAAAGATCTGGTGAAGCTAGGTGTTGCCGATCAGATGAAAGCATTGATCGAAAAGTCTGGCATCGGCTGTTCAATCTTTGATGGTGCTGAGCCCAACCCAACGGACTTGAATGTAGAAGCGGGTTTAGCAGCTTTGCATGAAGCCAATGCCGATGTGATTGTTTCGCTTGGCGGTGGTTCTCCTCATGATTGCGCCAAAGCGATTGCTCTGGTTGCTACCAATGGTGGAAGCATTCGTGATTATGAAGGTTTAGATAAGTCTACCAAAGCAATTCTACCTCTCATTGCTATCAATACAACCTCTGGTACGGCCTCTGAGATGACGCGTTTTTGTATAATTACGGATACATCTCGTAAAGTAAAAATGGCTATCGTCGATTGGCGTGTTACTCCAACCGTTTCTATCGATGATCCTGATATGATGGTGGGCATGCCACCTGGACTGACTGCAGCAACGGGCATGGACGCTTTAACTCACGCAGTAGAAGCCTATGTCTCCACCATTGCTACACCGATTACCGATGCCTGTGCGATTAAGGCCATTGAGTTAATTGCGACAAACTTACGTACGGCTGTTGCCAATGGTACCAACTATCCAGCTCGTGAAGCGATGACTTATGCGGAGTTCCTCGCTGGCATGGCCTTTAACAATGCTTCTCTAGGCTATGTTCATGCCATGGCTCATCAGCTCGGCGGCTTCTACAACTTGCCACACGGTGTTTGTAACGCCATTTTGCTCCCTCATGTGGAGTCCTTCAACTTGATCGCTTGCCCTGAGCGCTTCCGTGATATTGCTATCGCCATGGGTGAAAATGTAGAAGGCTTGTCTACTCGTGACGCTGCTGATAAAGCTATCGAAGCGATTCGTAAGCTTTCTGCCGATGTTGGTATTCCAGCAGGACTTACTGATCTAGGTGTTAAGGAAGAAGATCTGCAAATCATGGCTGAAAATGCGATGAAAGATGCTTGCTCCTTTACCAATCCTCGTCTGGCTAGGCTTAGTGACATAATTCAGATTTTCCGCAATGCGCTGTAG
- a CDS encoding secondary thiamine-phosphate synthase enzyme YjbQ has product MKSYRKELWFTTKTRRAFLNITPTIEECLKESAIQEGLLLCNAMHITSSVFINDDEAGLHRDFERFLEKLAPEKPYDQYDHNGYEDNADAHLKRTIMGREVVVAVTEGKLDFGPWEQIFYGEFDGMRSKRVLVKIVGE; this is encoded by the coding sequence TTGAAATCCTATCGAAAGGAACTTTGGTTTACGACGAAAACGAGAAGGGCTTTTCTGAACATTACACCGACGATTGAAGAATGCTTAAAGGAAAGTGCGATTCAAGAAGGTTTGCTTCTGTGCAATGCCATGCATATAACGTCAAGCGTTTTTATTAATGATGATGAAGCGGGGTTGCATCGTGATTTTGAGCGTTTCTTAGAAAAATTAGCGCCAGAAAAGCCTTATGATCAATATGATCACAACGGCTATGAAGACAATGCCGATGCACACCTCAAGAGAACGATAATGGGTCGAGAGGTCGTTGTTGCTGTTACAGAAGGCAAGCTTGACTTCGGACCTTGGGAGCAAATCTTTTATGGTGAGTTCGATGGGATGAGGTCGAAACGAGTCTTGGTGAAGATTGTTGGTGAGTAA
- a CDS encoding stalk domain-containing protein translates to MFNVIRTQKILLATFFSLWTFLLYGPVVEAHTPIPSDSIALKESRPVTAGAQLHEYLWHTEHGPAKIFVIEVDLTHPYIHIDTMAGKGKITERLNVTAMARNNGAVAAINGDFYNMTAEGSPIGPMVMDGRLITSPIRNSGLYAFGITEELKAYIDSFTFWGTVKAPTGALFEISGLNKTFYRMNPDNSHGFTNRLQLYDEFWGGSTRGHDGLNPPTEMVLVDGQVIAFSVDEYYPGPIKTGMQILRGHGQAADFLLENFQIGDFVQIDYAFGPEVEWRTVLGGHSMLVKEGQVIPYAREAATLDGLRARTALGFSKDRQTLYLVGIEGRTEESKGLRLANLARFMHHIGSYEALNLDGGGSTTMAARPLGDMQPRQVFRTEQGTERLVVNGLGIFSTAPPGRMAGLRLTGNTLLLPSEAIAYQLYVYDEYYNPVDVATLRPRWQLTGTVGTLENNRLQVERSGQAIVEVAVENFRATLPIRVLGIDDIASIKIATTAKEMNLATPNQSVPLTLSLTTKEKEQRAIAPSMVEWILYNAQGTVSPSGQLTMQGTELVDGEFITLAARYSDGERYHQDWLLLQRQGDKLLFVDKKDLPTRAIGMELNNLPFYTDPAPYIKNERTLIPMRRIFEALRAEVSWNGEEQSVTAQRGDDTITLFIGSKEAYHNGELVMLDVAPEIYQDRTMIPLRFVSEALGATVEWDALNWVVRIFSDNKMD, encoded by the coding sequence ATGTTCAATGTTATAAGAACGCAAAAGATTTTGTTGGCTACGTTTTTTTCCTTATGGACTTTTCTTCTTTATGGACCTGTAGTAGAGGCCCATACGCCCATTCCATCAGATTCGATTGCTTTAAAAGAAAGTCGACCGGTGACGGCGGGAGCGCAGCTTCACGAATATCTATGGCATACGGAGCATGGACCGGCTAAGATTTTTGTGATTGAAGTTGATTTGACTCATCCTTACATACATATTGATACAATGGCTGGCAAAGGTAAAATTACAGAGCGATTGAATGTGACAGCCATGGCTCGTAACAACGGCGCTGTGGCGGCGATTAATGGAGATTTCTACAATATGACGGCAGAAGGCTCTCCCATTGGACCGATGGTCATGGATGGGCGTCTCATTACGTCACCGATTCGCAACAGTGGTCTTTATGCTTTTGGAATTACAGAAGAATTGAAAGCCTATATTGATAGCTTTACATTTTGGGGGACTGTGAAGGCACCGACGGGCGCTCTTTTTGAGATATCTGGATTGAACAAGACTTTTTATCGCATGAACCCTGACAACAGTCACGGTTTTACCAATCGTCTTCAACTTTATGATGAATTCTGGGGCGGCTCGACGCGAGGTCACGATGGTTTGAACCCGCCTACAGAAATGGTTCTCGTCGATGGACAAGTTATCGCTTTTTCTGTTGATGAATACTATCCTGGGCCTATTAAGACAGGCATGCAGATTTTACGTGGCCATGGCCAAGCAGCTGATTTTTTACTTGAAAACTTTCAAATCGGTGATTTTGTTCAGATTGACTATGCCTTTGGTCCCGAGGTAGAATGGCGTACCGTGCTAGGCGGTCATTCTATGCTCGTTAAAGAGGGGCAAGTCATTCCTTATGCTCGAGAAGCGGCCACCTTAGATGGCTTGCGTGCTCGTACGGCCCTTGGTTTTTCAAAAGATCGGCAGACCCTTTATCTAGTGGGCATTGAAGGACGTACCGAGGAAAGCAAAGGACTTCGATTGGCCAATTTGGCTCGCTTCATGCACCATATTGGCTCCTATGAAGCCTTGAACTTAGATGGAGGCGGCTCAACGACCATGGCGGCTCGGCCCCTTGGAGATATGCAGCCTCGACAGGTTTTTCGTACAGAGCAAGGTACGGAGCGCTTGGTGGTCAATGGTCTCGGTATTTTTTCAACAGCGCCTCCCGGAAGAATGGCTGGTTTGCGATTGACGGGCAATACTTTGCTCTTGCCTTCTGAAGCGATCGCTTATCAGCTCTACGTCTATGATGAATATTACAATCCTGTGGATGTGGCTACCTTGCGCCCGCGCTGGCAGCTTACGGGTACTGTTGGTACTTTAGAGAACAATCGTCTTCAAGTGGAGCGGTCGGGACAAGCTATTGTAGAAGTGGCTGTTGAGAACTTCAGGGCCACCTTGCCGATTCGAGTACTGGGAATAGACGATATTGCTTCTATAAAGATAGCGACGACAGCGAAAGAAATGAACCTTGCTACACCGAACCAATCCGTACCACTGACGCTTTCTTTGACAACCAAAGAAAAAGAACAGCGTGCTATCGCACCTTCTATGGTTGAGTGGATTCTTTATAACGCCCAAGGAACGGTTTCGCCATCTGGCCAATTAACCATGCAGGGGACGGAACTTGTAGATGGTGAATTTATTACCCTAGCAGCCCGTTATAGCGATGGGGAGCGATATCATCAAGATTGGCTCCTGCTACAGCGCCAGGGGGACAAGCTTCTCTTCGTAGATAAAAAGGATTTGCCCACAAGAGCCATTGGTATGGAATTGAACAATTTACCTTTCTATACAGACCCTGCCCCTTATATCAAAAACGAACGCACTTTAATTCCGATGCGTCGTATTTTTGAAGCGCTTCGTGCGGAAGTATCCTGGAATGGCGAAGAGCAAAGTGTAACAGCCCAGCGTGGTGATGATACCATTACTTTGTTTATTGGAAGTAAGGAAGCCTACCACAATGGAGAGCTGGTTATGTTAGATGTGGCGCCGGAGATTTATCAGGATCGAACCATGATTCCACTTCGCTTTGTTTCTGAGGCTTTGGGGGCTACCGTTGAGTGGGATGCTTTGAATTGGGTTGTTAGGATTTTTAGCGATAACAAAATGGATTAA